Part of the Wolbachia endosymbiont of Diaphorina citri genome is shown below.
ATTGCTGGTCTTTCTAAATTCTTTCCTGAATATCCTCCATCATCGTACCTTTTGGCCAATATTACCCAGCCTTCTCTGCTCTTTATGTACTTTTCACATGCTACTCGCTGTGCATCAAGACTGTTAAACTTTTGTTCTAGTCCATCCTCATTTGATTTTCTCGTATATATCGCACATCTTACTTCTTTTAGCATTTTCAACTTCCATTTTTTTCACGCATTCCAAATAATAAAGGTCCGTTGTAACTCATTCCCATTATTTTTCCGGCTACTGCTGACAATGACGTGAAAAACTCTTCTTTGTAGATTAAACCCTTATCTGTTACCATTACCGCATGAGTCTCTTTACCTCTTTCTAATATTAGCTCTGTTCCTGCTACCGGAAGTTTATCACTACTTATTCTCTTTCCCTTCTCCAGCCGATCTGCTAAATAATCTAGTCTTTTTAACCCTTTTCTTGAAATTTCTCCATATGCTTTTTCCTGCATTCTATAAGCTAATCTTGGTATCAGATATTTCTTTGAATGTTTAGGTGCCTCTTCCCCAAATACCTTCTTCCACATTCTCCTTAGCTCTTCTAACGTTTTTTTCTCTAAATTCATTACTTTCTTTTCTGTTTCTTCCTCCATGTTTTTAGCCTCTCATAGAAGATTTCCCACTTTGCTGTTCAAATAACTTTTCAATTCTGTCTATTTCTTTCTTTAATACCTTGGCTATTTCTTCACTATTTTTTGCATAATCCATCGCTGTCATTCCGAACTTATCTTCTTGCTCTATTTCTGCTCCTGCTTCCACTAACTCTTTTACTATTTCTACTTTCCCCACCATACATGCAAGGTGCAATGGAGTGCATTTATTGCCATACTCTTCAGCATTTACATTCCCTCCTGATTTTATCAATTCTCTCACGGTTTCTAGACGTTTCTCCGTTACCGCTAGGTGCAGTGCTGCGTATCCTTTTACATCTGCTGCATTCACATTCGCTCCTTTTTCGACTAACAACTCCACTGTTTTTACCTCTACTGCATAATGTAGAGCTGTTCTTCCATTCTTGTCTCTTGCATAAATATTTTTATATAAGTTCTCTAATAGCGATTTATTAAATGATTCTTTGTTACCAAGCTTTAACATAATCCACCTCACCTTTTCTTTAAAATCAAGTCCCCTTTTTAAGCCTTTCTTCCTACTACATTTTCTACCTCATCTATCATTTCATTCACTTGGCTGATTATCTTGCTTGCTAAATTTTGACATTCTTTCTTTATTAGCGATTTGTCTCTCTTCCTTATTTCTCCTATCTCTATTATTTTTAGCTCTGGCATGTAGCTTCCATTCAACATGTCTGCTATTTCTCCCACTAGCCTCTCTATTCCATAGCATGTCAGTTCTCTATTTTTTATTACTCCTCCTTTTTCTCTCAAAAACTTGCTTGCCTTTTCACTTTCTTTGCTATCACACAGAGAATACTTTTCACTTTCCCAGATGTAATACATTGGTGTTGCACCATATTTATTCAGTTGATTAACCTCAGCTCCTGCTTTTACTAGCTCTTTTATTATTTCAACTCCTGCTCCTCCTATTTTGCACGCAGAGTGCAGTGGCGTACATCCACTGACATATTGAGTGGCATTTACTTCTGCTCCTTCTCTTAGCAGTACTTTTACATTTTCTAAACTCTTTGCGAATACTGCACAGTGTAGTGGTGTATAACCATTTTTATCTCTTGCATTTACCTCTGCTCCTTTTTTTATTAATAATCTCACTATTTTGTAATCAGAGATTTCTACTGCTTGATGCAAGATCGTCTCTCCTTCTTCATTTCTTTTATTAATGTTTTTAAACCCGTTACTTGATACTTCTTTAAAAAACTTACTAAAAGATTCTCTCTTTTCTTCGTTGAACCCCATTGCATACCTCACAAAATTAGCTTTTCTAGCGCCAGATAAATTTCTTATGTTTACCTTCCGCTATTCAAGTCATGTCCTTTTTAGCATGAGAAAGCAAGTCTTTTTCTTTTTATTTCATACACTTTTACCTATTATTAATATAATATATGAGTATCTAAATATAAATACTTAACTTATTAGAGATATTATTCGACTATCTTTCCAACTTCTGTGTAAATGTCGATGTTCGTGCCACTTCAGTACTCCCAGGTAAAATACTAAAATGTGCTTTTCTAATTCGTGTATTGAGTCTTTTTGCTCTGAATCCAAATCATTTTTATAGTAAACGTTGTGTTCTGCTAAAACATATTTTCTGACCTTCTGATCTGTATAATTTTCTACTTTATAGTTGTGAGTAACGCTAAATCTTTCTAAAATTGGCTTGTGTTTTAAATTCCAACGTTGCCCTGAAAGTTTATCGCTTCCCAATACAAATTTATTTCCTCTTTCTTCTACGCTACTAACTGGAAAGCACGCATTTATTTCTCCTAACCTCCAACTGTCCGATAATACTATTTGTGCCTTAGCAAACTTAATTTCTGGTAATAAACTTTGTGGTAATGGATATAGTGCTTTTAAGTTGTACCACAAATGATTTCTTTCATAAATACCGTTATAATTCTTTGTGTGAGGCTCTGTTTCTCCAAGTACTGCTACATCTAATCGATATATGTCATTACTAAATGTTTGTTCATAATGCTCTCTTAAATAGTTGTCTACAATCTCTACTAACGGACCTCTAGAACTGAAAAAATTTATTCTTCCAAACGATAACACTGGTCCATTTTTTTCAACTTTTATACCAGAGTAGTCTGATAACAAACTTCCAAATAAACTTTCATCTAAAATAAACCTATCAACGTTATAGTGATCATTGAAAATCCTCATTAGCCGCGATCTTGCTGGTAACGATAGTTTTGCAAGTTCTACTACTGCATCCACAAAAAAGTCATTTGGAACATCTTTTATTCCTATTTGCAACTCGAAAAAATGTTTACCAGGTGGTTCTTCGATGATTGTAATATCTTCTATATTTGCCCACTTTAGTGCTATTTTAAGTGATGCAGGTGTTCCTCTCAGTCTTTGAAATTTTACTCCTTCTACTATCGCCCTTCTTTTATTTTTTACCCAGCGCAATATCTCTTCTAAACCATATTCTTCTATTATCCATGGTAATGTTTCTTCTTTCAGGTTGAACTTAAACCCTCTGATACAGCTTGGATCAACCTTATAATCTATTGCATCAACCAGTGCTTGCTCTTGCTTTGTTGCGTTTGGCGGTAATAAACTTTTCATTTGTCTTTTCTTTCAAGTTGCTTTAATTTCCTTTATTTAGGTAGCTTATGAGTAAGCAAGAGATCATTTCAGAAAAATAAAGATGTTCTTAATATCAAAAACACTTTCCATAATGTTTGACAATATTATCCATACTTTAAAAAACAAGTTACAACTTCTGGAAGAAAATCAATACTTTCGTCTCCCTAACATTGGATCCAGTAAACCTTAAACCACTTATTGCACGCAATCCCCTCACTGGCACAAAACAAAAAAAATACGTTTTAAATCCTATCTAACTTGACGTAGCCAAGCACTGCACACTCATTCCCCAGAACCACAACATCCTCTCTTGGCTCGATTAATTCTACGTTTTCTACACCATCTACAAATAGATTCGCTATTATCCAAGATCTTGTTACGTTCCATCCCAACCTTTTGCTTGCTTCAAACTTCTTAATGAACTGCTTCTTGATTTCCTCCTTTGATATTATAGGACTTATACTCATTCTGCTGTGAATATCTATTTCCGTAATATTGCAACCAATGACTGTTACTGTATCTGTTAAAACCCTTATATCATCTCTAGTAACCTGCTTTCTTATAATTTCAAGTAGCTCTTCTGGCAGTGTGGATAATTGTGTTGATAAGATTGAAATTTGTACTTTTCCTGGTATAGGTGATTCTACCAATGCATCTTTTACTCTACTATCTGCTGACAGTGCATGATATTTATAATATTCCTTACTTCCTCCTGTTGACCAACCTGCTATTTTTGCTTTTACCCTCTTTCTAAATCGTTCGTCATCTTCTTCTTTCTGCCTCTCTACTCCATAAAATTCAGCCAAATTATCAAGATCTTCTCCCGTTGCAAATTTAAGTAAATTACCCTTTACAGCTTCGCTTATCCTTTGTCTGAGCAAAAGTTCTCTCCACGCTGCTACTTCCAGAACCTTCATTGCTGGATCGGATTCTACTAATCCTGAAAAGGTTTCATCTCTACGGACCAATTCTTCCTTCATTCTCGAAAAGATTTCCTCAAAGTTCAGTGGCTCGATAATATTTGGCTGCTGCATCTTTATACCACAATCCCATCAAAGCGAATGTTTTTCCCACTTGGCACGTATAATCCTTCCAGGTCAAGCGTTACTTTTCCCTCTTTTACTTCTGTAATTTTTACTTTTTCTAATTTAAACCTTTTTTCCCATTTTTCCAAAGCCTCTGCTGTTGCTGCATATATCTCAAGTGTTAAATCTCTATTTATCGGTTTATCAACTAATTCAAGTAGCCTTGAACCATAACTTCTCCTCATTATTCTACTGTTTACTGGAGTGGTTAATATATCAATTATTGATTGTTTAAGATGGTCTAAACCTTCCAATTCCTTTCCACTAGTAGCACTCATACCACGCATCTTTTTTACCCTACAAATACATTTTTGCTATTACCCATCACATAAAAACCACACGATACTAAATCTCCTGTTCTCACTACACCAATACCATTCACAAATACTCTGTTTGAACCTTGTACTATCGTCTCTCCCAAAGTTGCAATATCACCTTTTCGACACACAGATCTTCCTTTCTCAAAAACATTGCTGCTTCCACTCATACAAACATGAGCTGGTATTCCACTGCAATAATCTCCTACACAAGCTACTGTTTTTCCCATGTATTTTAATTTAGGTCTATTCTACTTCCTTTCAGTTTTATTCCACTTTTTGTCATCTCTATGCTCGATTCCCCAGCCTTCAGTGTTATTTTATCTACTACTTCAATCTCTAAATGATGTTTATCTTTATCGTATGACAACTTTGTTCCATCTTGAAACTTCACACTATTTATTTCTTTTTTATTCTCTGGTGCAGAGTATTTTTCCTGGTATATCCCTCCTAACACCACTCCTAACGATAATTCGCCAAGAGGAGAAAATATCATAACCTGTTCACCGATATCTGGTGGAGACCAATCTCTATCTTTTCCTGCTTTATTTGTTATCCACGGTAAATAATCTGTTAAAAATTCGCCTATTTTAATTCTTACTTTTGCTTTTTCATAATCTACTTCTTTTACAAGCCCTATTCGTACAATGTTTGCTAATTTTCTTTGCAGCTCTGAAATAGCAAAATTACTCTCTAACATTTTCTCCTATTGTAATCGTATGTGGCTTAATCTTATTTTCTGTCCATATCGATTTACCTAAATGAAGCTGATGATTCCAATCAACCATCCACACCAAATATGCATCTAATTCTGGTCTAAATCCATCAGGCTCTGCAGAAAGAAATTCAGCCGGAGATACATTCTTTTCCCAGGTATTCTTGTTCACTACTCTTGCTACTTCTGCTGCTAATGACCTTACAACTAACGAGGAATCCTCTACTGTTCCATCAACTACAATTCTCGCTTCAAATCTTGCTTTCAGCGCTAA
Proteins encoded:
- a CDS encoding phage tail protein; this encodes MKSLLPPNATKQEQALVDAIDYKVDPSCIRGFKFNLKEETLPWIIEEYGLEEILRWVKNKRRAIVEGVKFQRLRGTPASLKIALKWANIEDITIIEEPPGKHFFELQIGIKDVPNDFFVDAVVELAKLSLPARSRLMRIFNDHYNVDRFILDESLFGSLLSDYSGIKVEKNGPVLSFGRINFFSSRGPLVEIVDNYLREHYEQTFSNDIYRLDVAVLGETEPHTKNYNGIYERNHLWYNLKALYPLPQSLLPEIKFAKAQIVLSDSWRLGEINACFPVSSVEERGNKFVLGSDKLSGQRWNLKHKPILERFSVTHNYKVENYTDQKVRKYVLAEHNVYYKNDLDSEQKDSIHELEKHILVFYLGVLKWHEHRHLHRSWKDSRIISLIS
- a CDS encoding GPW/gp25 family protein; translated protein: MRGMSATSGKELEGLDHLKQSIIDILTTPVNSRIMRRSYGSRLLELVDKPINRDLTLEIYAATAEALEKWEKRFKLEKVKITEVKEGKVTLDLEGLYVPSGKNIRFDGIVV
- a CDS encoding ankyrin repeat domain-containing protein, which codes for MGFNEEKRESFSKFFKEVSSNGFKNINKRNEEGETILHQAVEISDYKIVRLLIKKGAEVNARDKNGYTPLHCAVFAKSLENVKVLLREGAEVNATQYVSGCTPLHSACKIGGAGVEIIKELVKAGAEVNQLNKYGATPMYYIWESEKYSLCDSKESEKASKFLREKGGVIKNRELTCYGIERLVGEIADMLNGSYMPELKIIEIGEIRKRDKSLIKKECQNLASKIISQVNEMIDEVENVVGRKA
- a CDS encoding PAAR domain-containing protein — encoded protein: MGKTVACVGDYCSGIPAHVCMSGSSNVFEKGRSVCRKGDIATLGETIVQGSNRVFVNGIGVVRTGDLVSCGFYVMGNSKNVFVG
- a CDS encoding DUF2924 domain-containing protein — protein: MEEETEKKVMNLEKKTLEELRRMWKKVFGEEAPKHSKKYLIPRLAYRMQEKAYGEISRKGLKRLDYLADRLEKGKRISSDKLPVAGTELILERGKETHAVMVTDKGLIYKEEFFTSLSAVAGKIMGMSYNGPLLFGMREKNGS
- a CDS encoding phage baseplate assembly protein V — protein: MLESNFAISELQRKLANIVRIGLVKEVDYEKAKVRIKIGEFLTDYLPWITNKAGKDRDWSPPDIGEQVMIFSPLGELSLGVVLGGIYQEKYSAPENKKEINSVKFQDGTKLSYDKDKHHLEIEVVDKITLKAGESSIEMTKSGIKLKGSRIDLN
- a CDS encoding baseplate J/gp47 family protein, giving the protein MQQPNIIEPLNFEEIFSRMKEELVRRDETFSGLVESDPAMKVLEVAAWRELLLRQRISEAVKGNLLKFATGEDLDNLAEFYGVERQKEEDDERFRKRVKAKIAGWSTGGSKEYYKYHALSADSRVKDALVESPIPGKVQISILSTQLSTLPEELLEIIRKQVTRDDIRVLTDTVTVIGCNITEIDIHSRMSISPIISKEEIKKQFIKKFEASKRLGWNVTRSWIIANLFVDGVENVELIEPREDVVVLGNECAVLGYVKLDRI
- a CDS encoding ankyrin repeat domain-containing protein gives rise to the protein MLKLGNKESFNKSLLENLYKNIYARDKNGRTALHYAVEVKTVELLVEKGANVNAADVKGYAALHLAVTEKRLETVRELIKSGGNVNAEEYGNKCTPLHLACMVGKVEIVKELVEAGAEIEQEDKFGMTAMDYAKNSEEIAKVLKKEIDRIEKLFEQQSGKSSMRG